Within the Effusibacillus lacus genome, the region TGACACCCAATTGCTTTTTTACCTGTACCCTTCCACTTATAAACCGATTCAGATTGAACAGGTAGAGGCAGACGGGCAAAAGGTATCCTTCCAGGCAGACTCCCAACATCTGACGGTTCCCCTTCCCCAAAAAGGGGAAGCGGTCGAAGTGACAATCCGCTTTTCTACACCGATTCCAGCGGCTGGCACCCGGCTTGGGCAAAAAGACGGAGTCTGGTCGCTGACATACTGGTACCCGATTTTGGGTGTGCGCGCCAATAACACATGGCTTCCCCGCCCGCAACCGCGGCCGTTTGGAGACCCGTTTCTGATGGACCTGGCCGCCTACCATGTGAAACTGAAGCATCCGACGGGGTTTCAGTGGTTTGCCAGCGGGTATCCGCTCTCCTCACAAACGGAAGCAGGGGTGACCATTTCCGAATGGAGAAGCGAATCCCTCCGCAGTTTCGCTCTCGTCGGTGGCACCGGCTGGACAGAAACGATGTGGAAAACTGCAGACGGAGTGGATGTGAAGATAGCCACTCGAACCCCGAAAACACTGCCAGAGCTGCAACGTATCACGCAAACGGCTGTAAAAACCTATACCAAACGGTTCGGCAGCCTGGCCTATCCGTCTTTCGCAGTGGTGGAGATGCCTGCGGGCACCGTGTTTGCCCATGAATACCCGAACCTGGCCCTGTTCTCGCAGGAGATCTGGAGTTGGGGAACCGGGGAACATTGGATCGCACACGAAATTGCCCATGCATGGTGGTTTTCATCGGTTGGAACGTACAAAGCCTTGGGCCCTTGGCTTGACGAAGGACTGGCCGATTATGCGGCACTGCTTTACATCGAGGCTCAATACGGTCATGCGGCTTACAAGGAAACCATCGCGCAAAATTGGAACCTGTTCCGGGGAGAAAAGAGCTACTCGCCGCACAACTATCAGGCACCCGTCCAAGTCAAGGAACAAGCGGCAGACCAACCCTACGCCAATTTTGCAAGCGAAACGGATTACTATTATCTGATGTACCTGCGCCCCCAATTGATGTACCATGATTTGCGCATGGAATTGGGAGACGAACAGTTCTTCCGGTTTCTCCAGCAGTTTTATTTGAAGAACCGGTATGCCACAACAACCCGTGACCGTTTGGAAGAGGCGCTGCGGCAGGTGAAACCGGAAGCGGTTTCCCGCATGAAAATGTGGCTGGATTCCCCCAACGGGGACCTGATCCAATCAGTGAAAGACAGGTTTGCCTGATGAAAAAGGCACCCGGGTTGGGTGCCTTTCGTTATCATCTGTTCGGTTATTTCTTGGTGATCTTCTCTGCAATCAGTTGAGCCTGACGGGAGTTGTCGATGGACTTGGCCAAGGTTTCCAGGGCCAGAGACGGATTGTGGAAGCCCATGCTGTTCTCGGCAGCTACAAAATCCCATTCAAACTGGGCTTTGCGGATCAGATCCTGAGCTTGTTTGATGGCGTTCTGATCGGCTTCAGGCACTTCGAGCGCCGCTTTTACCGCTTTGTGTGCTGCGTTCGAAGCTTCCTGAGCCTTGATCATGGTCTCATAAACTTTCACTTGGGTGTATTCCACGCGAGTTTTCAACTCATCCGCAGTCTTGTCGCGGTGGCAGGTCCGGCAGGACTGCTCAATATTCTTCAGCGGGCTGGTCCAGTGGTGAGAGGAATACTTCTTCTTGTCCTTGTCACGCTCATACGGCATGTGGCAGTCCGCACAAGAAACGCCGTTTGCACCGTGAGTTCCGGACTTGAACATCTCGAATTCCGGGTGCTGTGCCTTGATCATTTTGGTCTTGGAGTCCGGATGCTGCCAGTCGCTGAATTGGATCTCATTGTAGTAGGTGACCATTTCATCCGGATTGAAACCTTTGTCCCAAGGGTTCGTAACTTCCATAGTGCCCGGCTTGAAGTAGTATTCGTTGTGACA harbors:
- a CDS encoding M1 family aminopeptidase, which gives rise to MPFIRSKKSLLLYQSILSLVAISVCLVLILQPKEGWTAWVSRTLRSTHSTVATPAVPTNIQVQHNLKYDLDAELDTANSVVRGTVAVSVPEAPDTQLLFYLYPSTYKPIQIEQVEADGQKVSFQADSQHLTVPLPQKGEAVEVTIRFSTPIPAAGTRLGQKDGVWSLTYWYPILGVRANNTWLPRPQPRPFGDPFLMDLAAYHVKLKHPTGFQWFASGYPLSSQTEAGVTISEWRSESLRSFALVGGTGWTETMWKTADGVDVKIATRTPKTLPELQRITQTAVKTYTKRFGSLAYPSFAVVEMPAGTVFAHEYPNLALFSQEIWSWGTGEHWIAHEIAHAWWFSSVGTYKALGPWLDEGLADYAALLYIEAQYGHAAYKETIAQNWNLFRGEKSYSPHNYQAPVQVKEQAADQPYANFASETDYYYLMYLRPQLMYHDLRMELGDEQFFRFLQQFYLKNRYATTTRDRLEEALRQVKPEAVSRMKMWLDSPNGDLIQSVKDRFA
- a CDS encoding ammonia-forming cytochrome c nitrite reductase subunit c552, with the translated sequence MKHRKLFMTILTLVGGMALIVAGCSNSQQNAVPKIQTNIPDAEPDSKVWGKVFPLQYESYLKNNEATTETRYGGSKPVSKYLTQPLLPELFKGYGFALEYNEDRGHTYSVEDVTHIKRINDKSPSSCWNCKSSDNVKLWAAEGKDYFKVPFKQRLDQIKHPIGCANCHDAKTMDLKVTNPNFIDSAKRLNIDLSKATKQEMRTYVCAQCHNEYYFKPGTMEVTNPWDKGFNPDEMVTYYNEIQFSDWQHPDSKTKMIKAQHPEFEMFKSGTHGANGVSCADCHMPYERDKDKKKYSSHHWTSPLKNIEQSCRTCHRDKTADELKTRVEYTQVKVYETMIKAQEASNAAHKAVKAALEVPEADQNAIKQAQDLIRKAQFEWDFVAAENSMGFHNPSLALETLAKSIDNSRQAQLIAEKITKK